TGTGATGCGCCTGAAATCGCAGGCTTAAGTCTGTAGCCTGTTTTCATGTCTCGGGGTCCTCGTGCCGTCGAAGTTGTGCTGTCCGATGAGGAGCGCGCCGAGTTGTTGCGCTGGGCGGGCGGGGCAGTGGCGCCCCGTCTCGCCGAGCGGGCACGCATCGTCTTGGCGTGTGCGGATGGGAAGCCGAATACGCGTGTGGCGGCGGAGTTCAAGGTAACCGCGGACACGGTGAGGAAGTGGCGCTCGCGGTTTGCTGCCCGGCGGATGGCCGGGCTTGCGGATGAGCCGCGGCCGGGCCGACGCAAGTCGGAGCTGGTGCTCAGTGATGACGAACGGGCTCAGCTGACGCGTTGGGCGAGGCGCGCGAAGACCGCGCAGTTTTTGGCTCTGCGCGCGAGGATCGTGCTGCGGTGCGCGGAGGGCGGGACGAACAAGCAGGTGGCGGCCGAGCTCGGGGTGAGCGAGCAGTCGGTGAACCGCTGGCGGGCCCGGTTCGTCAAGCGGCGGCTGGACGGTCTGGTCGACGAGCCGCGGCCCGGCCGGCCGCCGTCCATCCTGCTCGACCAGGTCGAGGACGTGGTCGTCGCGACGCTGGAATCCGCCCCGGGCCAGGACACCCACTGGTCGCGGGCCTCCATGGCCGCCCGCACCGGGCTGTCGAAGTCCACCATCGGGCGGATCTGGAAGAAGTTCGACCTCAAGCCGCACCTGCAGGACGCCTTCAAGCTCTCCACCGACCCGCAGTTCGTCGCGAAGGTCGTCGACGTCGTCGGCCTGTACCACAACCCGCCGGAGAAAGCCGTGGTGTTGTGCGTGGACGAGAAGAGCCAGATTCAGGCGCTGGACCGCTCGCAGCCGGTGCTGCCGATGATGCCGGGCATGCCCGAACGGCGCACCCACGACTACCTGCGACACGGCATCACCAGCCTGTTCGCCGCCTTCAACATCGCCGACGGCACTGTCATCGGTGAACTGCACCGCCGCCACCGGGCCGTCGAGTTCAAGAAGTTTCTGGTCACGATAGACAAGGCGGTTCCTGCCGGGCTCGATGTGCACCTGGTGTGTGACAACTACGCCACCCACAACACCCCCGAGATCAAGACCTGGCTCGGCAAGCACCCCCGCTTCCATGTCCACTTCACTCCGACCGGCTCTTCCTGGATCAACCAGGTCGAGCGGTGGTTCGGCCTGCTCACCGACAAGCTCATCCGCCGAGGCGTCCACACCTCGGTGAAGGCGCTGGAGGAGGACATCAGGGCCTGGATCGACTCATGGAACGAGAACCCCCGGCCCTTCACCTGGACCAAGACCGCCGACGAGATCCTCAAATCCCTCGCCGACTACCTCACCAAGCTCACTCCGCCAGCCACCGAAAATCAGCGAGAGACTTAAGCCTGCGATTTCAGGCGCATCACACTAGTATCGCTCATACCTAACAGGTATACATGGCCTCTGTCTCCCGGCGAGGGTGCCCGGAGCCATGTGCACGTGTTCAGGGAGGAACCTATGCGGTGGATACGCATCGCCGGTAGGGGTCCCTGGATACGGGCCGCCTGCAGGGGGCTGCTCGCACTCGCCGTGATCATGACCGGGTACGTCGCCTCCGGTGCCCGCGCCGACGAGGGCGCCGGTGGCGGCCGTGGTCCGCTCACCCTGGCCACCGCCGGCGATCTCACCGGCTATCTGGGCCCGCTGCTCCAGGGCTGGAACCGCACCCACCCCGGCGAGAAGGTCACCCTCGTCGAGCTGCCGGACTCGGCCGACGAGACCCATGCGCAGATGACCACCGACCTGCGCGGCGGCGACCGGGGCCGCTTCGACGTGCTCAACATCGACGTCAACTGGACCTCGGAGTTCGCCGCGGCCGGCTGGATACGGCCCCTCCCGAGAGAACGTTTCCCCCTCGGCAGCTTCCTGCCGCCGGTCGTGGACACGGCCACCTACGACGGCCGTCTGTACGCGGTCCCGTATGTCACGAATGCCGGACTGCTCCTGTATCGCAAGGACATCCTCGCCAAGGAGGGCGTGCCCCCGCCGCGCACCTGGGCCGAGCTGGAGCACGACGCGAAGACCATAGCGCCGAAATACGGACTCGGCGGCTACGCCGGCCAGTTCCTGCCCTACGAGGGGCTCACCGTCAACGCGGCCGAGGCCGTGTACTCGGCGGGCGGCACGATCCTCGGCGGCGAGGGCACCCGGGTCACCGTCGGCTCCTCCGCCGCCCGCGAGGGCATCGGCTTCCTCGCCCGGGGCGTCCGTGAGGGCTGGATACCGAAGGCGGCGCTGACGTACAAGGAGGAGGAGTCCAAGCAGGCGTTCCAGGACGGCAGGCTGCTCTTCCTGCGCAACTGGCCCTACGCCTACGTCGTCGCCTCCGCCGGCGGTTCCAAGGTCGCCGGGAAGATCGGCGCCGTACCGCTGCCCGGACCCGACGGGCCGGGGACGAGCGTGCTCGGCGGCTCCGATCTCGCGGTCAACTCCCATGCCCGGCACCCCGATTCGGCCGCGCGTCTGATCGCCTACCTCACCAGTGCGCCCGTCCAGCGCCAGGTGCTCACCCGGGGTGCGCTGCCACCCGTACGCGCCGCGCTCTACGAAGACCCCGCGCTGGTACGGCGCTTCCCCTATCTCCCCACCCTGCGCACCGCCGTGCTCACTGCCCGGCCGCGCCCCAAGAGCCCGCACTACGACCAGGTCAGCCTCGTGGTGCAGGCGGTCGTGCGGGATGCGCTCACCGGGCGGGAGACGCCCGAGCAGGCCGTGCGCCGGCTCGCGCGCGAGCTCGACGCGATCGCCCGTCGCTAGTTACTTGTTAGGTAACGCGCCGGTCTCATCTTGCCGCGCGATGCCCTGTTAAGTCCGTATTTGCTCCGTCAACTCGCCAGTAGCTTGCGTTCTTTTCGTTGACACCCTCACGACACGCCTACCTAACATGCATGCATGTTGAGTAGGTACCACTGGTGGCGCGACGCGGTCATCTACCAGGTCTACGTCCGCAGCTTCCTGGACAGCACCGGCGACGGCGTCGGTGATCTGGCCGGCGTCCGGGCCGGGCTGCCGTATCTGAAGAAGCTCGGTGTCGACGGCATCTGGCTGAGCCCGTTCTATCCCTCGCCGCAGCACGACCACGGCTACGACGTGGCCGACTACTGCGGGGTCGACCCGCTCTTCGGTGACCTCGCCGAGTTCGACCTGCTGATGGCGGCCGCCCGGCGGCTCGGCATCAAGGTGCTGCTCGACATCGTCCCCAACCACTGCTCCAGCGAGCACCCGTGGTTCCGCGAGGCCCTGGCCGGCGCACCCGGCAGCCCGGCCCGCGCCCGCTTCCACTTCGCCGACGGCCAGGGACCTCAGGGCGCCGAGCCCCCCAACAACTGGCACGCCATGTTCGGCGGCCCGGCCTGGACCAGGGTCGCCGACGGCCAGTGGTACCTGCACATGTTCACGCCCGAGCAGCCCGACTGGAACTGGCGCGACCCCGAGGTCGCCGCCGAGTTCGACCGCGTCCTGCGCTTCTGGCTCGACCGCGGCGTCGACGGCTTCCGCATCGACGTGGCGGCCGGACTGTACAAGCACCCCGAACTGCCCGACTCCGACGACCCGGAGGCCGACGCCCGCACCCGCGACTCGGTCAACCCGCTCGCCTGGAACCAGCCCGAGGTGCACGAGGTGTGGCGCCGCTGGCGCGCTCTGTGCGAGGAGTACACCGCACGCGACGGCCGCGAGCGCCTCCTCGTCGGCGAGGTCTCCGTCCCCACCGCCCGCGAACACGCCCTGTACGTCCGCCCGGACGAACTCCACCAGGCCTTCTTCTTCGACCTGCTCGGCGCCTCCTGGGACGCCGACGCCTTCCGCAAGGTCATCTCCGAGGCCATGCAGGACATCGCCGGTACGGGCTCGACCGTCACCTGGGTCCTCAACAACCACGACCAGGTCCGCACCGTCACCCGCTACGGCGAACCCGCCACCGAGGGCAGCGGCCTCGGCGCCGCCCGCGCCCGCGCCGCCGCGCTGCTCATGCTGGCGCTGCCCGGAGCCGCGTACATCTACCAGGGCGAGGAACTGGGCCTGCCCGAGGTCGTCGACCTGCCCGACGACGTCCTCACCGACCCGATATTCCGCCGCACCGGCAGCCGCGCCCGGATCCGCGACGGCTGCCGGGTGCCGCTGCCCTGGTCCGGGCAGGCCTCCCCGTTCGGCTTCACCTCCGGCGTGGAAGGCGCCAAGCCCTGGCTGCCGCAGCCCGACTACTTCGCCGAGTACGCCACCGACCGCGCCCTCGCCGACACCCGCTCCTTCTGGCACCTCTACCGGGACGGACTCCAACTCCGATCCAGCCTCCCCCAGTTGGGCGATGGCACGCTCCAGTGGCTGGACAGCCCGCCCGGCGTCCTCGCCTTCACCCGCGGTGACGGCCTGGTCTGCGCCGTCAACTTCGGTACGGCCCCCACCCCCGCCCCGGTCTCCGGCACCCCCCTGCTCTCCAGCGGCCCCGTCACGCCCGGCGTCCTGCCCGGCTCCACGGCCGCCTGGTGGCTCGACCTCTGATCCCCGGCAACTCACCTCCTGTCGAAAGGCACGTCAGCGATGATGCGACGACGTACGACCCTGCTCACCAGCTGCACCGCCCTCGCCCTGGCGCTCGGCGCGACCGCCTGCGGCGGCGGACCGGTCTCCGCGGGCGGCGGCGACAAGGCACTCAGCGGCCAGACGGTCACCGTGGCCGGCGTCTGGTCCGGCAGCGAACAGAAGAACTTCCAGAAGGTCCTGGACGCCTTCACCGCGAAGACCGGCGCCAAGACCCAGTTCGTGTCGACCGGCGACAACGTCTCCACGGTCGTCGGCAGCAAGATCGAGGGCGGCAACGCGCCCGACGTCGTCATGGTCCCGCAGGTCGGCGTTCTGCAGCAGTTCGCGCAGAAGGGCTGGCTGAAGCCGCTGTCGCCGACCGCCCAGCAGACGATCGGCGCCGACTACTCGCCCGTGTGGAAGAAGTACGGCAGCGTCGGCGGCACCCTGTACGGCCTGTACTTCAAGGCCGCCCACAAGTCGACCGTCTGGTACAGCCCCGGCGCGCTCGCCCAGGCCGGGGTCAAGCCGCCGAAGACGTACGACGAGATGCTCAAGGCCGGCCACACCGTCTCCGACTCCGGGCTCGCCGCCTTCGCCGTCGGCGGCGAGGACGGCTGGACCCTCACCGACTGGTTCGAGAACATCTACCTCTCCCAGGCCGGACCCGAGAAGTACGACGCCCTCGCCGCCCACAAGCTGAAGTGGACCGACCCCTCGGTCGTCGACGCGCTCACCACGCTCGGCAAGCTGTTCAAGGACAAGCAGCTCGTCGCGGGCGGCCAGAAGGGGGCCCTGAACACCGACTTCCCGAGCTCGGTGGAGAAGGTCTTCGGGCCCAAGCCCGAGGCCGGCATGGTTTACGAGGGCGACTTCGTGGCCGGTGTCGCCCACGACCAGTTCGGCAAGACCATCGGCAAGGACGCGAACTTCTTCCCGTTCCCGGCCGTCGGCGGCGGTACGGCACCGGTGGTCAGCGGCGGTGACGCGGCGGTCGTCCTCAAGGACGGCAAGAACGCCAAGGCCGGCATGAAGCTCCTGGAGTACCTGGCCACCCCCGAGGCCGCGGCCGTCTGGGCCAAGGCCGGCGGCTTCCTGTCCCCGAACAAGAAGCTCGACCCCGCCTCCTACGGCGACGACGTCACCCGCGCCACCGCCAAGTCGCTGATCGACGCGGGCGACTCGGTCCGCTTCGACATGTCCGACCAGGCCCCGGCGGCCTTCGGCGGCACCAAGGGCGCCGGCGAGTGGAAGCTGCTCCAGGACTTCCTGCGCGACCCGTCCGACCCGAAGGGCACCGCGGCGAAGCTGGAATCCGCGGCGGCGAAGGCCTACCAGGGCTGAGCGGCTGCATCATGACCGCCACCACTGTCGTGAAACAGCAGGCGGGCCCGCGGGCCGCCGGCGTGGCGCGCGGGCGCCGCAGCCGGCGGCGCGCCCGGCTGATCGCCCTGCTCTTCGTCTTCCCCGCGCTGCTCCTGCTCGGCGCGCTCGTCGTCTACCCGGTGCTGTTCTCCGTCGGCCGCAGCTTCTTCGACGCCTCCGGCACCCGGTTCGTGGGCGGCGACAACTACACCGAGATGTTCCGCGACCCGGCCACCCTGAAGGCCATCCGCAACACCACCATCTGGGTGGTCGTGGCCCCGGCCCTGCTGACCGGCCTCGGCCTGATCCTCGCCGTCCTGGTGGAGAAGGTCCGCTGGGCCACGGCGTTCAAGCTCCTGCTCTTCATGCCGATGGCGGTGTCCTTCCTGGCCGCCGGCATCATCTTCCGGCTCGCCTACGACGAGGACCCGAACAAGGGCGTGCTCAACGCGGCCGCCGTCTCCGTCCACGACGCCTTCGAGGGCACGTCCTCGTACCCGACGGCGCGCGGCCGGGAGGGCCTGCTGACCCAGGACCGGGACGGCTCGTACCGCACGACCGCCGCCGCCGGCCGCTCGGTGGCGCTCCCCATGGTCGGCGTGCTGCCCAAGGACCTGCCCAAGAACGCCTCGCCCGCCTACCCGGCGGCCGGCCGGAAGGCCGCGCCCGGCGAGCTGCGCGGTGTCGTCTACCTGGACTTCACCCCCGGCGGCGGAGGCAAGCAGGGCAAGGTCGACCCGAAGGAGAGCGGCCTGCCCGGGATGAAGGTCGAGGCGGTGCGGGACGGCGGCACGGTCGCGAGCACGACGACCGCGGCCGACGGCTCCTTCCGCTTCTCCGGGCTGCGCGCGGGCTCGTACACGGTGAAACTCCCCCGGTCCAACTTCGCCCCGCCCTACCAGGGCATCTCCTGGCTCGGACCGACGCTCGTCACCCCGGCGATCATCGGCGCGTACCTGTGGATCTGGACGGGTTTCGCGATGGTCCTGATCGGCGCGGGTCTGTCCGCCCTGCCCCGGGACGCGCTGGAGGCCGCGCGGATGGACGGCGCGAACGAGTGGCAGATCTTCCGCAGGATCACCGTGCCGCTGCTCGCGCCCGTGCTCACCGTGGTCTTCGTGACCCTCGTGATCAATGTGATGAAGGTCTTCGACCTCGTCTACATCATCGCGCCCGGACCGGTGCAGGAGGACGCCACGGTGCTGGCCACACAGATGTGGCTGGTCTCCTTCGGCGGCGGCAACAACCAGGGCCTCGGCAGCGCCCTGGGCGTCCTGCTCCTGCTCCTGGTGATCCCGGCGATGGTCTTCAACGTCCGCCGCTTCCGCAACAGTCAACGATGAGGAGTCAGCGATGAACGCGATCAGGCGGGGCCTGGGCAGCGGCCTGGTGCAGGCCTTCCTGGTGGTGATCGGCCTGGTCTGGCTGACCCCGCTGGCGGGCCTGTTCCTCTCCTCCCTCCGCTCGGCGCAGGACACCGCGAAGGGCGGCTGGTGGACGGCCCTGGCCAGCCCGAGCCAGCTGTCCTTCGACAACTACTCGGCGCTGCTGAAGAACTCCGGCATGACGCAGGCCTTCTGGAACACGGTCCTGATCTCGGTACCGGCGACCACCCTCGTCGTGGTCATCGCCGCCCTCGCCGGATACGCCTTCGCCTGGCTGGACTTCCCCCTCCGGGAGCCGATCTTCCTGCTGGTGGTGGCCCTGTTGGTGGTGCCGGTCCAGATCGGCCTGCTGCCGGTGGCCAAACTCTTCGGCGCGCTGGGCCTGTTCGGCACGATCCCCGGAGTCGTCCTCTTCCACGTCGCCTACGGCCTCCCCTTCGCCGTGTTCCTGCTGCGCAACTACTTCGCGGAGATGCCGAAGGAGATGCTGGAGGCGGCGCGGATGGACGGCGGCAGCGAGTGGCGCATCTTCACCCGTCTGGTCCTGCCGGTGGGGCGCCCCGCGATCGCCTCGCTCGCCATCTTCCAGTTCCTCTGGGTGTGGAACGACATGCTGGTCGCCCTGCTCTTCGCCGACAGCTCCTCGCAGCCGCTGACGGTGGAACTCCAGTCCCAGATCCGGCAGTTCGGCAGCAACATCGACGTGCTGGCGCCGGGCGCGTTCCTGTCCCTGATCGTGCCGGTGGTGGTGTTCTTCGCCTTCCAGCGGCACTTCGTGCAGGGCGTGATGGCGGGCTCGGTCAAATGAGTCGGGCGGCGGGGAACCGGAGCTCCCCGCCGCCTCTACACCTGGCCGGTCCTCACGGCGACGCCGGCGGATACAGCGACCTCGGCAGCTGCGAGGCCGCCGCCGAGTCCAGCAGCCACAGGGTGCGGGAACGGCCGTACGCCCCCGCCGCCGGTGCCTGGATCTCGCCCGCGCCCGACAGGGCGATGGCCACGGCCTCCGCCTTGTCCTCGCCGGCCGCGAGCAGCCAGACCTCGCGGGCCGAGCGGATCGCCGGGAGGGTGAGGGAGATCCGGGTCGGCGGAGGCTTGGGGGCGCCGCGGACGCCCACCACCGTGCGCTCGGTCTCCCGCACGGCCGGCAACTCCGGGAAGAGCGAGGCCACATGGGTGTCCGGGCCGACGCCCAGCATCAGCACGTCGAAGGTGGGCACCGAGCCGTGGTTCTCCGGTCCGGCCGCCTTCGCCAGCTCCATCGCGTACGCCTCGGCCGCCGCGTCGACGTCCGTACCGTACGGGCCGTCGGAGGCGGGCATGGCGTGCACGCGCTCCGGGTCCAGCGGTACGGCGTCCAGCAGGGCCGCTCGGGCCTGGGTGACGTTGCGCTCGGGATCGCCCTCGGGCAGGTAACGCTCGTCGCCCCACCAGAGGTCCAGGCGCGCCCAGTCGATGGCGTCCCGCGCGGGCGCCGCCGCCAGCGCGGCCAGCAGGCCGTTGCCGTTGCGGCCCCCGGTGAGGACCACGGACGCGGTGCCCCGGGAGGCCTGCGCGTCCACGATCTTCGTGATCAGGCGCGCCGCGGCGGCCTGTGCCATCAGTTCCTTGTCGCGGTGGACGACCAGCTGCGGAGTGCTCACTTCGCCGCCGCCTTCCTCGCCGGTGCCTTCTTCGCGGTCTTGGCCGCCGCCTTCTTGGCCGGGGCCTTGGCCGCTTCCGCCACGGGCTCCGGCCCGGCGGCCGGTTCAGCCGCAGGCAGCTGCTCGGGAACCGAGTTCAGCCGCTGCACGCCGTAGCGCAGTGCCGAGGCGTAGGTGTCGTCCGGGTCGAGCCGGCGCAGCTCCTCCGCGATCAGTTCGGCGGTCTCCCGCCGCTTCAGCGCCACCGCGCGGGCCGGCTGGCCCTCGATGGACAGCGTGGCCAGCGAGCCGTCCGCGCGGTCCAGCACGATCGGGCCGCAGTCGGTGTCCATGCGGACGGCCGTGAGACCCGGACCGGACGACAGCGAGCGCTTGACGGGCACGTCCAGCCGGTCCGCGAGCCACATCGCCAGCAGCTCACAGCTCGGGTTGAACTCCTCGCCCTCCACCTCGACGGCCTTCACCTCACAGATGACCTGGTCCAGGGCCGCCGCGAGCATCGAGCGCCACGGCGTGATCCGGGTCCAGGACAGATCGGTGTCGCCGGGCGTGTAGGCCTCGGCGCGGGCGGACAGCTCCCGCACCGGCTGCTCGGCGGCGTAGGTGTCGGTGACCCGGCGCTGCGCGAGCGCGCCCAGCGGGTCCTTCGCCGGCTCCAGCGGGGCGTTCACCGGCCACCACACGACCACCGGGGCGTCCGGCAGCAGCAGCGGCAGCACGACCGAGTCGGCGTGGTCGGCGACCTCGCCGTACAGCCGGAGCACGACCGTCTCGCCGGTGCCCGCGTCCGCGCCCACCCGCACCTCGGCGTCCAGCCGCGACGTCGTACGGTCGCGCGGGGTGCGGGAGACCCGCTTGATGACCACCAGGGTGCGCGAAGGGTGCTCGCGCGACGCCTCGTTGGCGGCCCTGAGCGCGTCGTAGGCGTTCTCCTCGTCGGTGACGATGACGAGGGTGAGGACCATGCCGACGGCGGGCGTGCCGATCGCGCGGCGGCCCTGCACGAGCGCCTTGTTGATCTCTCCGGCGGTGGTGTCGGTCAGGTCTATCTTCATGGCCGGCGCCAGCTCCGTCCGTCTCGTGCGAGCATCTCGTCCGCCTCGGCGGGGCCCCAGGTGCCCGACGGGTACTGTGCGGGCCTGCCGTGCTTGTCCCAGTACTCCTCGATCGGGTCGAGGATCTTCCAGGACAACTCGACCTCCTCCGTGCGCGGGAAGAGGTTGGCGTCGCCGAGCAGCACGTCCAGGATCAGCCGTTCGTACGCCTCCGGGCTGGACTCCGTGAACGACTCGCCGTAGGCGAAGTCCATGGAGACGTCCCGGATCTCCATCGAGGTGCCCGGCACCTTCGAACCGAACCGCACGGTCACGCCCTCGTCCGGCTGGACGCGGATGACGATCGCGTTCTGGCCCAGCTCCTCCGTCGCCGTGGTGTCGAAGGGCGAGTGCGGGGCCCGCTGGAAGACGACGGCGATCTCCGTCACCCGGCGGCCGAGGCGCTTGCCGGTGCGCAGATAGAAGGGGACGCCCGCCCAGCGGCGGTTGTCGATCTCCAGCTTGATCGCCGCGTAGGTGTCGGTCTTCGACTTGGCGTCGATGCCGTCCTCTTCGAGGTAGCCGATGACCTTCTCGCCGCCCTGCCAGCCGCCCGCGTACTGCCCACGCACGGTCGAGGCGCCCAGATCCCTGGGCAGCCGGACCGCGCCGAGGACCTTCTCCTTCTCCGCGGCCAGCGCGTCCGCGCCGAAGGAGGCGGGCTCCTCCATGGCCGTCAGCGCCATGAGCTGGAGCAGGTGGTTCTGGATGACATCGCGGGCGGCGCCGATGCCGTCGTAGTAGCCGGCCCGGCCGCCGATGCCGATGTCCTCGGCCATGGTGATCTGCACATGGTCCACGAAGGACCGGTTCCAGATCGGCTCGAACATGGTGTTGGCGAAGCGCAGCGCCAGGATGTTCTGGACGGTCTCCTTGCCGAGGTAGTGGTCGATCCGGAACACCTGGTCCGGCTCGAACACCTCGTGCACGACCTTGTTCAGTTCCTCGGCCGACTTCAGGTCGTGGCCGAACGGCTTCTCGATGACCGCGCGCCGCCAGGAACCGCCCGACTGGTCGGCCAGACCGTGCTTCTTCAGCTGCTGGATGACCACCGGGAAGGAGCGCGGCGGCACCGACAGGTAGAAGGCGAAGTTGCCGCCCGTGCCCTGTGCCTTGTCCAGTTCCTCGATGGTGGCGCGCAGCCGCTCGAAGGCGTCGTCGTCGTCGAAGGTGCCCTGGACGAAGCGCATCCCCTGGATGAGCTGCTGCCAGACCTCCTCCCGGAACGGCGTACGGGCGTGCGCCTTGACGGCGTCGTGGACCTCGGCGGCGAAGTCCTCGTTCTCCCACTCGCGGCGGGCGAAGCCCACCAGTGAGAAGCCCGGCGGCAGCAGTCCCCGGTTGGCGAGGTCGTACACCGCGGGCATCAGCTTCTTGCGGGACAGGTCGCCCGTGACCCCGAAGATGACCAGGCCCGACGGCCCCGCGATACGCGGGAGCCGTCGGTCGGCCGGGTCACGGAGCGGGTTCGCTCCGGAACCGGAAACGGGTGACAAGTCAGCCCTCCGAAGGGGCGAGGCGCTCGAGCTCCGCCTGGGTGGACTTCAGCAGGTCGTTCCAGGACGCCTCGAACTTCTCGACGCCCTCGTCCTCCAGCACCTGCACCACGTCGTCGTACGAGATGCCGAGCTTCTCCAGCGCGTCGAGATCGGCACGCGCCTGCTCGTAGGTGCCGCGGATGGTGTCGCCGCTGATCTCGCCGTGCTCCTCGGTGGCCTCCAGCGTGGCCTCCGGCATGGTGTTGACCGTGTTCGGAGCGACCAGCTCGGTCACGTACAGCGTGTCCGGGTAGGCCGGGTCCTTCACACCGGTCGACGCCCACAGCGGACGCTGCTTGTGGGCGCCCGCGTTCTCCAGCGCGTTCCAGCGGCTCGAGGAGAAGACCTCCTCGTACGCCTGGTAGGCGAGGCGCGCGTTGGCGACGGCGGCCTTGCCGCGCAGCGCCGTGGCCTCCTCGGTGCCGATCCCGTCCAGCCGCTTGTCGATCTCGGTGTCCACACGGGACACGAAGAACGACGCCACGGAACGGATCAGCGACAGGTCGAGGCCGCGCTCCTTGGCCTTCTCCAGACCGGCCAGGTAGGCGGCCATGACCTCGCGGTAGCGCTCCAGCGAGAAGATCAGCGTGACGTTGACACTGATGCCGAGGCCGATGACCTCGGTGATCGCCGGCAGACCCGCCTTGGTGGCCGGGATCTTGATGAGCGTGTTGGGCCGGTCGACCAGCCAGGCCAGCTGCTTGGCCTCGGCGACGGTGGCCGCCGTGTTGTGCGCGAGGCGCGGGTCGACCTCGATGGAGACCCGGCCGTCCTGACCGCCGGTGGCGTCGAAGACGGGGCGCAGGATGTCGGCGGCGTCGCGGACGTCCGCCGTGGTGATCATGCGGATGGCCTCTTCGACGGTGACCTTGCGGGCGGCGAGGTCGGTGACCTGCTGCTCGTAGCCGTCGCCGCCGCTGATCGCCTTCTGGAAGATCGTCGGGTTGGTGGTGACGCCCACGACGTGCTGCTGGTCGATCAGCTCGGCGAGGTTGCCGGACGTGATCCGCTTGCGCGACAGGTCGTCCAGCCAGATCGCGACGCCTTCTTCGGAGAGGCGCTTGAGTGCGTCTGTCATGGAATTACATCTCCTACGTGTCGTATATGAGCGTCAGCGCTGGGCGGCGGCGATGGATTCCCGGGCCTTGCCGGCCACATTCTCGGCAGTGAAGCCGAACTCGCGGAAGAGCACCTTGCCGTCGGCGGAAGCACCGAAGTGCTCCAGGGAAACGATGCGGCCGGCGTCCCCGACGTAGCGGTACCACGTCAGCCCGATGCCCGCCTCCACGGCCACACGGGCCCTGACGGACGGCGGGAGCACGGAGTCCCGGTACCCCTGGTCCTGCTCCTCGAACCACTCGACGGACGGCATCGACACGACACGCGTCGGGATGCCCTCGGCCTGGAGCTGCTCACGCGCCTCCACGGCCACATGCACCTCGGAGCCGGTGGCGATCAGGATCACCTGCGGCTCGCCGCCTTCGGCCTCGAACAGGACATAGCCACCCTTGGCCGCGTCCTCGTTCGGCGCGTACACCGGCACGCCCTGGCGGGTGAGTGCGAGGCCGTGCGGCTGCCCCTTGCCGAACTCCTTGGTGTAGCGCCGCAGGATCTCGCGCCAGGCGATCGCGGTCTCGTTGGCGTCCGCCGGGCGGAC
Above is a genomic segment from Streptomyces fodineus containing:
- a CDS encoding carbohydrate ABC transporter permease, translated to MNAIRRGLGSGLVQAFLVVIGLVWLTPLAGLFLSSLRSAQDTAKGGWWTALASPSQLSFDNYSALLKNSGMTQAFWNTVLISVPATTLVVVIAALAGYAFAWLDFPLREPIFLLVVALLVVPVQIGLLPVAKLFGALGLFGTIPGVVLFHVAYGLPFAVFLLRNYFAEMPKEMLEAARMDGGSEWRIFTRLVLPVGRPAIASLAIFQFLWVWNDMLVALLFADSSSQPLTVELQSQIRQFGSNIDVLAPGAFLSLIVPVVVFFAFQRHFVQGVMAGSVK
- the zwf gene encoding glucose-6-phosphate dehydrogenase produces the protein MSPVSGSGANPLRDPADRRLPRIAGPSGLVIFGVTGDLSRKKLMPAVYDLANRGLLPPGFSLVGFARREWENEDFAAEVHDAVKAHARTPFREEVWQQLIQGMRFVQGTFDDDDAFERLRATIEELDKAQGTGGNFAFYLSVPPRSFPVVIQQLKKHGLADQSGGSWRRAVIEKPFGHDLKSAEELNKVVHEVFEPDQVFRIDHYLGKETVQNILALRFANTMFEPIWNRSFVDHVQITMAEDIGIGGRAGYYDGIGAARDVIQNHLLQLMALTAMEEPASFGADALAAEKEKVLGAVRLPRDLGASTVRGQYAGGWQGGEKVIGYLEEDGIDAKSKTDTYAAIKLEIDNRRWAGVPFYLRTGKRLGRRVTEIAVVFQRAPHSPFDTTATEELGQNAIVIRVQPDEGVTVRFGSKVPGTSMEIRDVSMDFAYGESFTESSPEAYERLILDVLLGDANLFPRTEEVELSWKILDPIEEYWDKHGRPAQYPSGTWGPAEADEMLARDGRSWRRP
- the opcA gene encoding glucose-6-phosphate dehydrogenase assembly protein OpcA — translated: MKIDLTDTTAGEINKALVQGRRAIGTPAVGMVLTLVIVTDEENAYDALRAANEASREHPSRTLVVIKRVSRTPRDRTTSRLDAEVRVGADAGTGETVVLRLYGEVADHADSVVLPLLLPDAPVVVWWPVNAPLEPAKDPLGALAQRRVTDTYAAEQPVRELSARAEAYTPGDTDLSWTRITPWRSMLAAALDQVICEVKAVEVEGEEFNPSCELLAMWLADRLDVPVKRSLSSGPGLTAVRMDTDCGPIVLDRADGSLATLSIEGQPARAVALKRRETAELIAEELRRLDPDDTYASALRYGVQRLNSVPEQLPAAEPAAGPEPVAEAAKAPAKKAAAKTAKKAPARKAAAK
- the tal gene encoding transaldolase, whose product is MTDALKRLSEEGVAIWLDDLSRKRITSGNLAELIDQQHVVGVTTNPTIFQKAISGGDGYEQQVTDLAARKVTVEEAIRMITTADVRDAADILRPVFDATGGQDGRVSIEVDPRLAHNTAATVAEAKQLAWLVDRPNTLIKIPATKAGLPAITEVIGLGISVNVTLIFSLERYREVMAAYLAGLEKAKERGLDLSLIRSVASFFVSRVDTEIDKRLDGIGTEEATALRGKAAVANARLAYQAYEEVFSSSRWNALENAGAHKQRPLWASTGVKDPAYPDTLYVTELVAPNTVNTMPEATLEATEEHGEISGDTIRGTYEQARADLDALEKLGISYDDVVQVLEDEGVEKFEASWNDLLKSTQAELERLAPSEG
- the pgl gene encoding 6-phosphogluconolactonase, with protein sequence MSTPQLVVHRDKELMAQAAAARLITKIVDAQASRGTASVVLTGGRNGNGLLAALAAAPARDAIDWARLDLWWGDERYLPEGDPERNVTQARAALLDAVPLDPERVHAMPASDGPYGTDVDAAAEAYAMELAKAAGPENHGSVPTFDVLMLGVGPDTHVASLFPELPAVRETERTVVGVRGAPKPPPTRISLTLPAIRSAREVWLLAAGEDKAEAVAIALSGAGEIQAPAAGAYGRSRTLWLLDSAAASQLPRSLYPPASP